The following are from one region of the Hemitrygon akajei chromosome 31, sHemAka1.3, whole genome shotgun sequence genome:
- the rangap1b gene encoding ran GTPase-activating protein 1b has translation MASEDISQLAETLAKTQVGGVELSFKGRALKLDTAEAAAEIIEEIEKFDHLQALCLEGNTIGVEAAEAIAKSLVNKKELQKCYWSDMFTGRLRSEIPLALKSLGKALMNAGAQLTQLDLSDNAFGPDGVKSIETLLKSKVCYTLQELRLNNCGMGIGGGQILAAALNDCHRRSSESGKPMALKVFIAGRNRLENEGAIALAGAFKSIGTLEEVHMTQNGINHQGIRALAEAFTKNHNLRVINLNDNTFTEKGAIAMAEALKTLQNIEVLNFGDCLVRSKGAVAIAEAVRIGLTQLKELNLSFGEIGKNAAITVAEVMEHKSLLEKLDLNGNWLGEEGCEQLKELMDSFKKQDLLSSLSDDEGDGEDEEEEGSRNIDDEEEDLRNIDEEEEDLRNIDEEEEDLRNSDEEEEGLRNDEEEKDDEEEEKVQVKESPDTNQVIEPSVRKFAESEAAVFLNSPSPDKFLNMGSKRSHLILQQTDLSSAEKVVQTFLKVAEVYKEDREVKTAVLDTADELLQKAFKTPGFQLDAFITTLLVYMGLLKSEEKIKATTNLIGPLSILKQVIQKDYFPRSFIPILRAFLIKKNRAFDNCRSAQNGLLEAINNL, from the exons ATGGCTTCTGAAGATATTTCTCAGCTTGCGGAGACTCTTGCAAAGACTCAAGTGGGTGGAGTAGAGCTGAGTTTCAAAGGTCGTGCTCTAAAGCTTGACACTGCTGAAGCTG CTGCTGAGATTATTGAAGAGATTGAGAAATTTGATCATCTACAAGCCTTATGCTTGGAAGGAAATACAATTGGTGTGGAAGCCGCTGAGGCCATTGCGAAAAGTCTTGTTAATAAAAAGGAATTGCAG AAATGCTACTGGAGTGATATGTTCACAGGACGACTTAGGTCTGAGATTCCACTTGCTCTG AAATCCCTTGGTAAAGCACTGATGAATGCAGGAGCCCAGCTGACACAGCTCGATCTAAGTGACAATGCATTTGGACCTGATGGAGTCAAGAGCATTGAAACCTTGCTGAAGAGCAAAGTGTGTTACACTTTACAGGAGCTACGACTGAATAACTGTGGCATGGGAATTGGTGGTGGCCAG ataCTTGCAGCAGCACTGAATGACTGTCACAGACGGTCAAGTGAATCGGGAAAGCCTATGGCACTGAAAGTTTTCATTGCAGGGCGAAATCGTTTAGAGAATGAAGGTGCAATTGCACTGGCTGGTGCTTTCAAG TCCATAGGAACCCTGGAGGAGGTACACATGACACAGAATGGAATAAACCATCAAGGCATTAGAGCTTTAGCGGAGGCCTTCACTAAAAACCATAACCTGAGGGTTATAAACCTTAATGATAATACCTTCACAGAGAAAGGAGCTATTGCCATGGCGGAG GCTTTGAAGACTCTCCAAAACATTGAAGTACTAAATTTTGGAGATTGTCTGGTACGATCAAAGGGAGCAGTAGCCATTGCTGAAGCTGTAAGAATTGGCTTAACACAACTCAAG GAATTGAACCTTTCATTTGGTGAGATCGGGAAGAATGCTGCAATTACAGTGGCCGAGGTCATGGAACATAAATCCCTACTGGAAAAACTCGATCTAAATG GAAATTGGCTTGGAGAGGAAGGTTGTGAACAGTTGAAGGAACTTATGGACAGCTTTAAGAAACAAGATTTGCTGAGCTCTCTCAG TGACGATGAAGGTGACGGGGAAGACGAGGAGGAGGAAGGATCAAGAAATATTGATGACGAGGAGGAAGATCTAAGAAATATTGATGAAGAGGAGGAAGATCTAAGAAATATTGATGAAGAGGAGGAAGATCTAAGAAATAGTGATGAAGAGGAGGAAGGACTAAGAAATGATGAAGAGGAGAAAGATGATGAAGAAGAAGAGAAGGTGCAAGTGAAAGAATCACCAGATACAAACCAAGTGATCGAACCATCTGTG agaaaatttgcagaatcAGAAGCCGCAGTCTTCTTGAACTCTCCATCCCCAGACAAATTCCTTAATATGGGGTCAAAGCGTTCACATTTGATATTGCAACAG ACCGATCTATCAAGTGCTGAAAAAGTTGTCCAAACATTTTTGAAGGTAGCTGAAGTTTACAAGGAGGACAGGGAAGTTAAAACAGCTGTACTGGACACTGCCG ATGAACTGTTGCAGAAAGCATTCAAGACTCCTGGATTTCAGTTAGATGCTTTCATTACTACCCTCTTGGTGTATATGGGGCTTCTGAAG AGTGAGGAAAAGATTAAAGCAACCACTAATCTAATTGGCCCTCTGTCCATCCTCAAACAAGTCATTCAGAAGGACTACTTTCCACGGTCCTTTATCCCTATTCTGAGAGCATTCCTTATTAA gaaAAATCGTGCTTTTGACAACTGTCGAAGTGCCCAAAACGGATTGTTGGAGGCCATAAACAATCTTTAG